A segment of the Streptomyces sp. ITFR-21 genome:
AGATCCTGCGCGCCGAGGTCGGGTCGTCATGGTCGGCCTACCAGGACGCCAAGTACACCCGGGCTACCCGGCTGATCCCCGACATCCTGGCTGACGCGCAACGCGCAGTACGTGGATATGAGGGAGACGCCCAGCTCCAAGCGAAAGCGCTACTGGCGATGGCGTATCAGGGTGCGGCGATGGTGCTGACGAAGATCGGCGAGGCGGATCTGGCCTGGATGGCAGCCGATCGAGGCTTGGGGGCGGCGCAGGAGTCAGGGAACCACGTTGTCACCGGCTCGCTCTTCCGGTCCGTCGCCCACTGCCTCCTCTCCAACGGTCGGCTCACTGCGGCCCGCGACCTCGTTGCCGACTCCGCCGGCTACCTGGAGCGGGGACTCTCCGACGCCTCACCGACCTACGTGTCGGTCTACGGCACCCTCTTCCTCGTCGGGGCCGTGGCCGCGGCCCGCCTTGACGACCGGGCCACCGTCCGCGCGTTTCTTGCCGAGGCCGACGGCGCGGCGCAGCGCCTCGGCCAGGATGCCAACCACATGTGGACGGCCTTCGGCCCCACAAACGTGGCCATCCACCGAATCTCCACTGCGATGGAACTCGGCGACGTCCAGGTCGCTGCCGACCAAGGGCCCCGGGTGGACTCCTCCACCCTCCCTCTGGAACGCCGCGTCCGCCACACCCTCGAAGTCGCCCGCGCCTACAGCGCCCAGAACCGCACCGACGAGGCCTTGGCACTCGTCCTGGACGCGGAGGAACTCGCCCCCGAGCAGGTCCGCTACCACTTCATCTCCCGCCACCTGGTGACTGCCTGGGTCCGGCAGCAGAAGGGCAAGCCGAGCCACCAACTGGCGGGCGTTGCCCACCGGCTCCGCATCGTCGGGTGACGTGCCCAGCCGCTACAGTCATCGACATGAGCGAGCCCCAAGACCAAGAGGCAGTAGCCCAGCCCCGCACCGCGGCCGGCGTGCTCATCTTCGACGAGGCTGGCCGTGTCCTCCTGGTCAACCCGACCTACAAGCCCGGCTGGGAGATCCCCGGCGGCTACCTCCACCCCGGAGAGACCCCAAGCGAAGGCGCCGCCCGCGAGCTGAAGGAGGAGCTGGGCCTCACCACCCCCATCGGCCGCCTCCTCGTCGCCGACTGGGCCCCCCACCCGAGCGAGGGCGACAAATTCCTCTTCGTCTTCGACGGCGGCCTCATCACCGACGCGGACCGTGCCCAGATCACCCCGGACGGCGAGGAGATCGGCGAGTATGCCTTCCACGACGAGGACCAGATCGACACCATCCTGATCCCCCGCCTCGCCCGTCGTATCCACGCAGCCTTCATGGCGAGAGCGACCAGGCGAACCGTCTACTTGGAGAACGGGGAGCCTGCATAACCGGCCGCCCTGCCGTCAAGAGACGCGCTCGTACAGCGTTCCCTCCACCTCGTGCAGTTCTCGCTCGACGGCTTCGGTGAGGCTCGGGTTATCGATGAGGACGCCGAACTCGACGTTGGTGTTCTCGGCGCTCCAGGAGAAGTTCGCGCTGGTGACCAGCAGGAGATGGTGATCAACGGCGAGGAACTTGGCGTGATTGCGGACGTAGCCGCCGTCGAACTCCTTCGTCCGCCACACCTCGGCAGGAGCGAGGTGCGCGGCCACCTCGGAGGTGGACGGGGACCAGTGATGGCCATTGTTGTCGGCGGCGCGGGCGTCGAGGTAGACGCGGACGGCAACGGAATCGCGCTGTGCCGCCGATCGCAGGGAGGTCCAGAGGGCTGAGCTGCGCTGGAAGTTGTAGGTGGAGCAGGTGATCGCGTGGCGGGCGCTGTCCACTATGCGGGGTACGGACGTGGTGAGCGGGCCGCTCTGGGCGAGGTGGCCCGGCATCGTCCATAGGGGGGACAGCGTGCTGGGGAGTGCCCGTGCGCCCTCGATAGCACGCAGGACGAGCACGTACTGGTCTCTCGCCGCGAGGCCGTGCCCCATGGCCTCCAGGAGTTGCCGAGTCTCTGCCCTGCGGCCGGGGGCGACGACCTTCAGGGCCGTGGTCAAGGTGTCGCCGTCGGCCAGGCGGTCGGCGACATCCTTGGCCTCGGTGCCGGTGAGGAGCCGGCCGAGCAGCCGCGGTGCGTTCGCGACGGTCGGGCGTCCGCTCATTCAGCGGCCTGGAAGAAGCCGAGGGTGCTGCCGGGCAGGTCCAGGAGGAATCGGCGGTCGAGGAAGCGGTTGGCGCGTTCGCACGAGGTCTCGGAGGCCATGACGCAGCAGTGGCAGGCGGCGCCGTGCAGGAAGTCCTCGGGATCCTGCGGGGTGCGCTTGGCGCAGATCGGATCGGAGGAGCAACGCGCGGCCTTGCGGAGCGCATTGGCGACGACGCCTTCCAGGCGCTGCGGTTCGCTGAGCTGGACGAGGCCGCCGAGGGTGCCATCGCTGTCGGAGGCCGTGGTGCAGATAAGCAGGCCGGCGGCAGGGGGGCGGTCGCCGTCGGCGGGCCAGGCGTAGAGGCGTTCGCTGAGGCTTGCGGCCGAGTAGCCGCAGGTAAGGGCGAGTTCGCGGATGAGGACGTGGGCAAGAGTGTGCACGAGCCAGTAGCGCGGTGGCTTGAGGCGGCTGCTGGGCTTGATCGTGGCCGCGGTCTCGGAGAAGCGGCGCTCGAAGTTTCTGTCGTGCGCCGCTTCATGCAGTTTCCACAGGGCGCTGTTTCCGACGCGCTTCTCCCAGGCTGCGACCGTGCCCTCGTCGAGCTGGAGGAAGATCCCCTCGCCCCGGTCCTCGGTGGCCACGGTCCAGGCCGGCCTGGGCGTACGGGTCAGCGGCACCAGGCGGCGCGGCAGGTCACCGGCGCGCTCCATGTCGTCGATACGTGTGAAGCCGACCAGAGCGTTGACCTTGCGCAGGCGCTCGACCGCGAGGACTCGGGTGATCTTTGCCGGCAGTGACTCACCCCGAGCCCTGGTGGCGAGGGCGAGTCCGCTCGTGGGATCCTCCACTCCCGGACCGATGATGTCGCGCAGAAGGTAGTTCCACTCGGGGACGAGCAGGTCCACCGGATCCCAGTCTCGAAGCTTCTGCTCCTGCTCCTCCGGGGTGTCGGTGGGCGCTGAGGCCGCCTGGAGGACCTGCTCGAGGTCGTGGTCGGTCAAATTGGTGACGTCGACGCCGCCGGGCATCCCGAGCAGGTCCCTGACCATGTCCAGGCTGTTCCGGTACTTCGCGAGCTTGTCGCCGAGGGACGTACGGACTCGGTCGGCCAGGTCGCTCTCCTTCTCCTCCTTCGACTCCGGCATCACGATGATCGAGTGCGTGGCCGGGAACCACAGGTTGGAGGCGCCGACGAGCATCAGCCTGGTTTCGTTCCCGCAGCCCTTGGGCTCGAAGGCGTCCAGGTGCGGGTGGCGACCGCGGCAGCGCGGGAGCTTCGCCCTTCCGGCCTCGCCCTGGGCCTCGTTCATCGGCCGCCGCATGTCGCACGAGGCGCAGCGGATCAGGGCCGAGGCGCCCTTGCCCGCAGTCCGGTCGACCATCTTCAGCGCGGGCAGTTCCGCCTGCGCGCAGGGCTGCCCGTGGTGCACCCACAGGTCGTAGGGGAACTCGTCCAGGTGCCCGTCGACGCAGGCCAGCAGATACCGCGCCGGGATGGCGGTACGCCGCGTGGGTTTGCGCACGCCGGCGCCGGCGCGGCCCGTGCACTTGGCGTGCTCGAAGACGGCAAGGTCAGTCCGGAACGGGTGTGTATTGCGGTAGTCGAACTGCGTGACAAGACCGAGCATGTCGCAACCTGTGCACCGCAGCCACTGCGGGAAGACCCGGGCGGGGACTCCCAGGTCGTTGCCTTCGGTGGAGCGGCTGTGCTTCTTCGGCTGCCAGGGGTACGGCCGCAGCTGCACGTCCGGCGCCCGCAGCATGAGCCGTACCACGTCACGCAGGCGCGGAGCGTGGATCTGCGGCGGGGCGGACTCGCGGCGGCTCCAGATGCGGTCCCATTCGTCGAGGCCTGTGGGCATGATCGTGAACTGCGGGAGGTCCATGATCGCGCCGGGGCCGTAGGTGTAGAGCAGGGACGAGGGGCGGGCCGACCCGACCTTGGCACGGTTGTGCTTGGTCGCCTTCTCGGCTTCCTCCTCCAGATCGCCCAGCGGATCGACGGCGTGGGCGACGTCGTGGACGTAACGCGTCTCGTCGCTCACTGGTCGTCCTCCTGCAGCGTCCACTGGGGTGCGTCATCGGGTGCTCGGTACACCAGCCGTTCCTTGATCGGGCTGACGAGGAGGTTGATCTCCGGTTGCACCTCGCGCATCGAGTTCGCGACGACGAAGGGCGGGGCGTCGCGGGTGTCGATACCCGCTTTAGCGTTCTCCGCACTCATCATCAGGGCGTCGTGCCGGCCGTCGTCGAGCACCCTCTCGTAGACCAGTGACTTGCGGTCCTCCATCAGGTGCTTGCGCCGCTTGATCCACTGGTCGAGCCGGTTCTCCAGTCGCAGGCGGGCCCGGTTCGCCGCGTCTTCTCCGCCTGCCGAGTGCGTCCGCCTTACGAGGGCCTCGACGAGCTCGCCGGCGAATTGCTGCTCGGCCTCGATCCACCCCGCCCCGTCCTCCGGGGACAGCCCCGGGCCGGCCTTCGCCGCCTGGAGGACCCGGGCGGCGCTGACCAGCACACCGTCCAGGCCACGCTCCAGGGAGGTCACCGAGAAGGGCGTCACCGACAGTGCTTCGACCTGGGCGTAGAAGGTCTCGTGGTAGTGGCGGAACTGCTCGAAGTGCGCGAGGTCCCGGGGCCGCGCCCAGTTCCCGAGTGCGAGAACCAGCCCCGGCTTGTCCGCGAGGCGGCCGACGCGGGAGGACGCCTGGATGTACTCCGCGGTGTTCTTCGGCTGCCCCACGACAAGCATCAGGCCGAGCCGTGTCACGTCCACGCCTACCTGGAGCATGGAGGTGGCGAGGACTACGTCGTACGGATTGGTCTCCCGCGTCGGCTCCGGCTTCTTCGCCTCCCGCAGGGCTCGCCGGTTCCGCCTGCCCGCTGTGGAGTCGAAGCCCGGGTCGAACGGCAGCGCCATCTGGTCCAGGGTCGCGGTGATGTCCGCGCTGGCCACACGCGAGGTCAGTTCGGCGACGTTCAGCGACCCGTAGTCGGTGCCCGTGCGGCGCGGGAGCTTCGACCATGGGCGGCCCTTGGTCAACGCGGTCTGGATGTCGTCGCTCATGTACCGGGCCATGCCGGCGAGTTCACGTGTTGCGGAGAAGTACCCGACCAGGGTCATGTACGGATCGGCGGCGCTTCCGCAGCGGTCGATGAGCAGCTGCCCCCCGGCCATGAGTACTTCGGCCACCCGGATCTCCGCCGTGGTCAGGCGTACCCCGGTTGTGCTGACGCCGACGTAGCGACGGCCCGGATGCTCCTCGGAGACTGGGATCTCTTTGGAGAAGAAGGTACTGCCCGCGTCCAGAACCTGCGGCGGGAAGATCATGACGCTGCGGCCGTAGAGTGCCTTCACCTGGTCCGACGCGTTGCGGGCGGTAGCTGTGGAAGCAACCAGCAGCGGGCGCACCGGCCGCCCGTCCTTCGTCTTCCAGTCGGACATCACGTCGATGGCCACCTCGAACAGGCCAACGGTCGTGCCGAGCGCTCCGGTGATCAGGTGCAGCTCGTCCTGGATGACTAGGTCCGGGGGCCGCAGCCGCATGGCCGGGTGGACGGGGGCCGCCGGCCAGCCGTCCTTCTTCGGGTGCTTGTTGCCGTCCTTGATGTCGCAGTGCTGGTAGTCGGGGTGGACGAACCCGTGCCGGTCGCAGCGCCGCGAGACATGCCCGAGAAGCGAGGCTGCCTCACCCTCGCGCGCGAGGCGGGCGAATTTGTCCACGGTGGCGATGACGAACGCTGGCGCGAGCCGGTAAATCTCCTCGTCCACAGTCAGTACGGGCAGCCCGTCCGTTACCTCGCCACCATCGGCGAACGGGCAGTCGGCGAGCTCGTCCCCGCAGTACACGTAGATCCTGCGCAAGGTTGGCTCGGTACGCACATCCCGCGCCTCGACCCGGGTGCCGCACCACGGGCAGCGCTGGATCTGGAGCACGGTGAGCCGATAACCGCTGCCGCCGTGGGCTCGCTGCAGCTGCTTGGCAGCTTCGTCGTAACGCTTCGGACTCACATCCGTCCCGACCCACAGCCCGATCCTGAAGGGCTCCTCCCCCCACGTGTCCTCATCTTCACGTCGCACCAGCTCCGCCGCGCACACGAGGGTGGTGGCGCGCTGGAACTGCTGGGCAGTGAGGAGCCGGAGGGTGTACCGCATGAGGACGGCGACGCCAGAACGCCCGTCCAGCGGCCCGGCGAAAGCGTCCACGACGCCCTGGCGGCGGCGGATCGCGAAAGTGTACGCGGCAAGGCCCAGGTACGCCTCCGTCTTGCCGCCGCCGGTCGGGAAGAACAGCAGTTGCGCCGTGGCGAGGTCCGCGGAACGCCGCCCGGAGGCCGGGTCGGACAGCAGCGGCAACTGCATGAGCACGAAGGCGAGCTGGAAGGTACGCCACGAATGCGCCAGAGCGCCTTTCTCGACGAGGATGGCGTCGCGGGCTTCGGCGATGCTGTCCTCCGGCCGGCCCGCCCGCCGCTCCGCGACCTGCGACTGCACGCGTTGGTCGGCCATCACCCGGTTCATGAACCGGAAGCAGCGCAAGGCCTCCTCGTCGGCGAGGAGATGGGCCAGGCCGGTTTCGAGCTGCTGCTGCACGCGGCGCGCGTCGCCCACCGCCTCCATGGCCTCGGACCGCAGATGCTCCGGAAGGGCACCGGCCCGCTGCTCCTCGCCGTCGAGCCAGGCCGCGTAGCCGGCGACGATCGGCTCAAGGCCGCTGCGCAGGTCCTCGACCGAGGCAGTCTGCAGCGCACGCATGTCCAGCAGGGCAGCGCCGATCTCCTCGGCTGCCGTCTGCGGCGTCTCGCTGACCGGCAGCCATGTCGTCCATACCTCGCTGGCTCGGCGTGCGCCGTCAGCTACCGCCCAGTCGACCGAGCACGTACGCCCGTGCGCGAACTCCAGGCGGTCGCGGTACTGGAGCCGCAGCCGGCGCAATTCGTCGTCCGGCTCCCAGCGGGTGTCCAGCAGCGCGTCGTTGACTGGCAGGAACACCTCCGCACCGGCGGCCGACACCGAGAGCTTGGTCTGGTAGAGCCACGCCTCCACCGGGATCTTGCGCGGAGTCTCCCGGTCGTTGCAGAGCGCCACCTCAATGAGGCGGCAGCCGCGCTCGGGGTCGTCGTACCGATCCACCCGCAGCAGGACCTTGTCGTGGAGCACGATCTCGGTCGTGGAGGACGTGGCCAGGTCGGCGGGCTTAATGGTCGTGGAGACGGTGTGCGGAACGCGCTGGTAACGGCGCTGGGCAGGGGGCGCCGCGCTCTCGTCCGCTGCGTGGCCTTCGCCGCGCTTCTCCCTGAGGGGCTCATACGTGCCCCACGTGGCGGTCACAGTGAACTCGTCGAGGTCGTCAGGGATCTGGCAGCGGAGCCCCATCGACGCCGGGATCATCAGCCCGCGCTTCTGCGGCTGGTCCTCGACCTCGTCCTCATCCGAGCTGGCGCTGCTGTCGTCAACGGCGGTAAGCGGCACGCCCCGGCTCTCGGCAGCGTCCACGGCGTCGCCCA
Coding sequences within it:
- a CDS encoding NUDIX domain-containing protein, giving the protein MSEPQDQEAVAQPRTAAGVLIFDEAGRVLLVNPTYKPGWEIPGGYLHPGETPSEGAARELKEELGLTTPIGRLLVADWAPHPSEGDKFLFVFDGGLITDADRAQITPDGEEIGEYAFHDEDQIDTILIPRLARRIHAAFMARATRRTVYLENGEPA
- a CDS encoding DUF1998 domain-containing protein, which produces MSDETRYVHDVAHAVDPLGDLEEEAEKATKHNRAKVGSARPSSLLYTYGPGAIMDLPQFTIMPTGLDEWDRIWSRRESAPPQIHAPRLRDVVRLMLRAPDVQLRPYPWQPKKHSRSTEGNDLGVPARVFPQWLRCTGCDMLGLVTQFDYRNTHPFRTDLAVFEHAKCTGRAGAGVRKPTRRTAIPARYLLACVDGHLDEFPYDLWVHHGQPCAQAELPALKMVDRTAGKGASALIRCASCDMRRPMNEAQGEAGRAKLPRCRGRHPHLDAFEPKGCGNETRLMLVGASNLWFPATHSIIVMPESKEEKESDLADRVRTSLGDKLAKYRNSLDMVRDLLGMPGGVDVTNLTDHDLEQVLQAASAPTDTPEEQEQKLRDWDPVDLLVPEWNYLLRDIIGPGVEDPTSGLALATRARGESLPAKITRVLAVERLRKVNALVGFTRIDDMERAGDLPRRLVPLTRTPRPAWTVATEDRGEGIFLQLDEGTVAAWEKRVGNSALWKLHEAAHDRNFERRFSETAATIKPSSRLKPPRYWLVHTLAHVLIRELALTCGYSAASLSERLYAWPADGDRPPAAGLLICTTASDSDGTLGGLVQLSEPQRLEGVVANALRKAARCSSDPICAKRTPQDPEDFLHGAACHCCVMASETSCERANRFLDRRFLLDLPGSTLGFFQAAE
- the drmA gene encoding DISARM system helicase DrmA, which codes for MTTPRRDGAQIGGAPEASAYRLAVEPDERSWVARENLADILERELLGPANGPEEILEGVPDAAYLVGRIAPVRLTAGHDDPGEAGSDDAATDVGDAVDAAESRGVPLTAVDDSSASSDEDEVEDQPQKRGLMIPASMGLRCQIPDDLDEFTVTATWGTYEPLREKRGEGHAADESAAPPAQRRYQRVPHTVSTTIKPADLATSSTTEIVLHDKVLLRVDRYDDPERGCRLIEVALCNDRETPRKIPVEAWLYQTKLSVSAAGAEVFLPVNDALLDTRWEPDDELRRLRLQYRDRLEFAHGRTCSVDWAVADGARRASEVWTTWLPVSETPQTAAEEIGAALLDMRALQTASVEDLRSGLEPIVAGYAAWLDGEEQRAGALPEHLRSEAMEAVGDARRVQQQLETGLAHLLADEEALRCFRFMNRVMADQRVQSQVAERRAGRPEDSIAEARDAILVEKGALAHSWRTFQLAFVLMQLPLLSDPASGRRSADLATAQLLFFPTGGGKTEAYLGLAAYTFAIRRRQGVVDAFAGPLDGRSGVAVLMRYTLRLLTAQQFQRATTLVCAAELVRREDEDTWGEEPFRIGLWVGTDVSPKRYDEAAKQLQRAHGGSGYRLTVLQIQRCPWCGTRVEARDVRTEPTLRRIYVYCGDELADCPFADGGEVTDGLPVLTVDEEIYRLAPAFVIATVDKFARLAREGEAASLLGHVSRRCDRHGFVHPDYQHCDIKDGNKHPKKDGWPAAPVHPAMRLRPPDLVIQDELHLITGALGTTVGLFEVAIDVMSDWKTKDGRPVRPLLVASTATARNASDQVKALYGRSVMIFPPQVLDAGSTFFSKEIPVSEEHPGRRYVGVSTTGVRLTTAEIRVAEVLMAGGQLLIDRCGSAADPYMTLVGYFSATRELAGMARYMSDDIQTALTKGRPWSKLPRRTGTDYGSLNVAELTSRVASADITATLDQMALPFDPGFDSTAGRRNRRALREAKKPEPTRETNPYDVVLATSMLQVGVDVTRLGLMLVVGQPKNTAEYIQASSRVGRLADKPGLVLALGNWARPRDLAHFEQFRHYHETFYAQVEALSVTPFSVTSLERGLDGVLVSAARVLQAAKAGPGLSPEDGAGWIEAEQQFAGELVEALVRRTHSAGGEDAANRARLRLENRLDQWIKRRKHLMEDRKSLVYERVLDDGRHDALMMSAENAKAGIDTRDAPPFVVANSMREVQPEINLLVSPIKERLVYRAPDDAPQWTLQEDDQ
- a CDS encoding helix-turn-helix domain-containing protein codes for the protein MLAGLVGRTADWLSKVENNRIDLDRLSVIKVLADALDVQLGDLLAEPSLLDWASASQASTVPRLREALMDYRRMSPLLAVDKPNDLPDLEILRAEVGSSWSAYQDAKYTRATRLIPDILADAQRAVRGYEGDAQLQAKALLAMAYQGAAMVLTKIGEADLAWMAADRGLGAAQESGNHVVTGSLFRSVAHCLLSNGRLTAARDLVADSAGYLERGLSDASPTYVSVYGTLFLVGAVAAARLDDRATVRAFLAEADGAAQRLGQDANHMWTAFGPTNVAIHRISTAMELGDVQVAADQGPRVDSSTLPLERRVRHTLEVARAYSAQNRTDEALALVLDAEELAPEQVRYHFISRHLVTAWVRQQKGKPSHQLAGVAHRLRIVG
- the drmC gene encoding DISARM system phospholipase D-like protein DrmC, which codes for MSGRPTVANAPRLLGRLLTGTEAKDVADRLADGDTLTTALKVVAPGRRAETRQLLEAMGHGLAARDQYVLVLRAIEGARALPSTLSPLWTMPGHLAQSGPLTTSVPRIVDSARHAITCSTYNFQRSSALWTSLRSAAQRDSVAVRVYLDARAADNNGHHWSPSTSEVAAHLAPAEVWRTKEFDGGYVRNHAKFLAVDHHLLLVTSANFSWSAENTNVEFGVLIDNPSLTEAVERELHEVEGTLYERVS